In one window of Brassica rapa cultivar Chiifu-401-42 chromosome A07, CAAS_Brap_v3.01, whole genome shotgun sequence DNA:
- the LOC117126794 gene encoding meiosis-specific protein ASY2-like — translation MPVESITLRARTVEGGSSESNDSEAELFPTIFYPDGIFEELPQLHTDLLRPAFLAGQDWEGVEKTKSTSGSVKRVLRAAGAVGVTFLVPTETQRPWSPPIGYQMVYESYFQGDTRCWFPIPRLITAYARRRDLAISQLLNGSLRLAVTLSVLAEQIDMPMSVRSFEEMTSITDMKDGTYSVKMRPNCNVCAGHPNKTQNWQRSYFFLKSDSSAFEEPPQNDYRVLWNRSCVGHPTSPVYPEDFLRSVRAVALLRIYRWSEITVKKIRELKDRIARKWRSDLPTVLPIRAKRLDIFPRDIQKKISEAKKMGTLPDLSAMIAAQLGLTSGEGPSLAVPRAGEVPPSDARGAGKGRKRKRGDGSGVERSTEEASDVPPSGEPQKKKKKKRTKKKSVSEESGNLEGPTKTEGGDVQEEELRPEEEVLEDGALGEEDDEEEAVDGQESEASLGDARSDNLEEESEGSPLLIRGRGDEAGGEERFLAPMSPYAEVPARPNIGAVQTGTSSRGDAILRRVPEVSFPDKVDFHYEGPAPLAYVPEKCGEILRQFRGRAKPLTAVKDLIFGGEYEEAARAKLLGDSAINVLIDKYDTALKGALGELELAKKEFAEKEEVLARQLSEKRSDLEKLNGMVSRTITRRDELKAELEASRGVVRELEQKNADLESEKVSLTAAHEREMKRLRDSRILEVTKERGRVEAEMAAKANRRFARIRSREERRGPYDEARLLHSQAFGTRKCLEALRRAGSDISQATIEIFAEQERKYEQEAGKLKVGEIPAGDLALSPLLLDSQFVDARILASLDPYGSNAGLIDPETALTLHTPLTHLTEERHADPTPLVEGPSTAFEGETPNRGNLPAEDNAPLLVLSDTSAEGSRRGNEEENVGVFEEVPRSDEKHVSPAARESSVRASELSALNDRESDRED, via the exons ATGCCTGTTGAGTCGATCACCTTGAGGGCTCGAACTGTGGAGGGCGGTTCCTCGGAAAGCAACGATTCTGAGGCCGAACTATTCCCGACTATCTTCTACCCTGACGGGATTTTCGAAGAGCTTCCTCAACTCCATACCGACTTATTGCGTCCTGCCTTCTTAGCCGGTCAGGACTGGGAAGGCGTAGAGAAGACAAAGTCGACTTCAGGAAGTGTGAAGAGGGTTCTTCGGGCTGCTGGCGCCGTGGGCGTGACCTTCCTTGTGCCTACGGAAACGCAGAGGCCTTGGTCTCCTCCGATTGGGTACCAGATGGTGTATGAGTCCTATTTTCAGGGAGACACTCGCTGCTGGTTCCCCATCCCGCGATTGATTACTGCATACGCCAGACGCCGAGATCTCGCGATCAGTCAGCTGCTGAATGGCTCGCTGCGACTAGCGGTTACTTTGTCGGTTTTGGCGGAGCAGATCGATATGCCGATGAGCGTCAGATCATTCGAGGAGATGACCTCAATAACCGATATGAAGGATGGCACCTACTCGGTGAAGATGCGACCGAACTGCAATGTATGTGCCGGTCATCCGAATAAGACGCAGAACTGGCAACGTTCCTACTTCTTCCTCAAGTCCGACAGCTCGGCCTTCGAGGAACCTCCCCAAAATGATTATCGAGTTCTTTGGAACCGTTCTTGCG TCGGCCATCCTACTTCTCCCGTTTATCCCGAAGATTTCTTGAGGAGTGTCCGTGCCGTCGCTCTGCTTCGAATCTATCGCTGGTCCGAGATCACCGTTAAGAAGATCCGCGAGCTTAAAGATCGAATCGCTCGAA AGTGGAGATCCGACCTTCCGACCGTTCTTCCTATTCGCGCTAAGCGACTAGACATCTTCCCGAGAGACATCCAGAAAAAAATTTCCGAGGCGAAGAAGATGGGTACTCTTCCTGATCTGAGCGCGATGATAGCGGCCCAGCTGGGGCTGACTAGCGGGGAAGGACCTTCGTTGGCGGTTCCTCGTGCTGGCGAGGTTCCCCCTTCCGATGCCAGAGGCGCGGGGAAGGgcagaaaaaggaaaagaggTGACGGCTCGGGAGTTGAGAGGAGTACCGAGGAGGCGAGTGATGTCCCTCCTTCTGGTGAacctcagaagaagaaaaagaagaagaggacaaAGAAGAAGTCCGTTAGCGAGGAGTCGGGGAATCTCGAGGGACCGACCAAAACTGAGGGGGGAGACGTCCAGGAAGAGGAACTTCGTCCCGAGGAGGAGGTTCTCGAAGATGGGGCCCTTGGAGAAGAAGACGACGAGGAGGAGGCCGTCGACGGGCAGGAGTCCGAGGCTTCTCTCGGAGATGCGCGCTCAGATAACCTCGAAGAGGAATCTGAGGGGTCGCCACTTCTGATAAGAGGGCGTGGCGACGAAGCAGGTGGCGAGGAGCGATTTCTTGCTCCGATGTCTCCTTATGCAGAGGTTCCAGCCCGTCCCAATATCGGGGCCGTCCAGACTGGTACCTCTTCTCGCGGTGATGCCATCTTGAGGAGGGTACCCGAAGTTAGCTTTCCCGACAAAGTCGACTTTCACTACGAGGGGCCGGCTCCGTTGGCGTACGTTCCGGAGAAATGCGGGGAGATCCTTCGTCAGTTTAGGGGAAGGGCGAAACCTTTGACCGCTGTAAAGGATCTTATCTTCGGGGGAGAGTACGAGGAAGCTGCGAGGGCCAAATTGCTG GGGGACAGCGCGATTAATGTCTTGATTGACAAGTATGATACTGCGCTGAAGGGAGCTTTGGGCGAGCTCGAGCTGGCTAAGAAGGAGTTTGCTGAGAAGGAGGAGGTCCTTGCTCGCCAGCTGAGCGAGAAAAGGAGCGATCTCGAGAAGCTCAATGGTATGGTTAGTCGCACCATAACTCGGAGAGACGAGCTGAAGGCCGAGTTGGAGGCGTCCCGAGGTGTCGTCCGTGAGCTTGAACAGAAAAATGCTGATCTCGAGAGCGAGAAGGTCTCGCTTACTGCAGCTCATGAAAGGGAGATGAAACGCCTTAGGGACTCCAGGATCCTAGAGGTCACAAAGGAAAGGGGAAGAGTCGAGGCCGAGATGGCTGCGAAAGCTAACCGTCGTTTCGCGAGGATTCGTTCCCGAGAAGAGCGGCGAGGCCCCTACGATGAAGCTCGGTTACTCCATAGCCAAGCCTTTGGGACCAGGAAATGCCTCGAAGCCTTAAGGAGGGCTGGGAGCGACATCTCGCAAGCTACCATCGAGATATTCGCGGAGCAAGAGAGGAAATACGAGCAAGAGGCCGGAAAGCTCAAAGTGGGCGAGATTCCCGCGGGAGATCTCGCACTCTCTCCTCTTTTGTTGGACTCTCAGTTCGTGGATGCTCGAATCTTGGCGAGTCTTGATCCGTATGGGTCCAACGCCGGCTTGATCGATCCCGAGACTGCGCTGACTCTTCACACTCCGCTTACTCATCTGACCGAAGAACGGCATGCAGACCCGACGCCCCTCGTTGAGGGTCCTTCGACTGCGTTCGAGGGAGAGACGCCTAACCGAGGGAACCTTCCTGCTGAAGATAACGCTCCCCTGCTCGTACTTTCGGACACTTCGGCTGAAGGATCCCGTCGAGGCAATGAAGAAGAGAATGTGGGGGTGTTTGAAGAGGTCCCGAGATCAGATGAGAAGCACGTCTCTCCGGCTGCTCGTGAGTCGAGTGTTAGGGCTTCGGAGCTTTCTGCCCTCAACGATCGTGAGAGCGACCGAGAGGATTAG